The following are from one region of the Trichoderma breve strain T069 chromosome 5, whole genome shotgun sequence genome:
- a CDS encoding ricin-type beta-trefoil lectin domain-like domain-containing protein, translating into MKTLSISVFGVAAIVLSGRSVATNFLNHSQLLSGFEDPNWFEQNIPFLDVPNSQIQAVYYYRWQTYKEHLTYTGVQYGYMLSEFLTPVSYGAPYGGVVAAAGHHIIEGRWLRDQRYVKDNINYWLAGPGTFPKPQTDTYNLDTSDWAHEYSFWVATAVWRHYLSLGLYWQVPVWDASECTAASYQTSDPYHGGAGYRPTINGYQYGDARAIASLATLKGDTALASEYTSRASALQTAMQNTLWDSSRQFFMHRQRDNNPSGALLTTREIMGYFPWMFDMPQASGIAAFSQLKDSQGFAATYGPTTTERRSQWYMYQGANCLQWDGPSWPYATAQVLTAVENVLHDYPAQSYITSTDYYNLLVGYAATQYKNGIPYVAEAHDPDANQWMYDTYNHSEDYNHSTFIDNVIAGLLGLRGQSNDTLTVDPLVPSSWDYFALENVEYHGHQVTVIWDKSGSRYNQGSGLRVFVDGTLAGTRSTIGLLTVNVGSAVIQTINSQVNIAANTQKFSSGSTPFASYTSQYDDVWRAVDGIVFRNAVPQNSRWTSYQSPNAQDYFGVDLRRSQAVSNVRLYFYTDGGGVKLPSSYDLQYLSGSTWVTVPGQQRSTASSVSNTLTQITFPTITTSQLRVVAPNPGGGSGWGLSEFEVWTAAVFQINNLNSGKLMGVQNASKTRGAYIQQYEDNGTRDHLWQFVKAPGGWYKIQNLNSGLLLAVEGQSTSNSARLQQLQEDGTDNQLWRVQSNSDGLYLIKNKNSGLVVGVDGESTANSANVVQFQDNGTNDHLWSLLAAVPAS; encoded by the exons ATGAAGACCCTTAGCATTTCCGTCTttggtgttgctgccattgtcctCTCGGGACGTTCCGTAGCCACCAATTTCTTGAATCATAGCCAGTTGCTTTCCGGATTTGAAGACCCCAACTGGTTCGAGCAGAACATCCCATTCCTTGATGTTCCCAACTCACAGATACAAGCCGTCTACTACTACCGTTGGCAGACTTACAAGGAGCATCTCACCTACACCGGTGTCCAGTATGGCTACATGCTCAGCGAGTTTCTAACGCCAGTCTCTTATGGTGCGCCGTACGGAGGCGTCGTAGCCGCTGCAGGACATCACATCATCGAGGGTCGATGGCTTCGGGATCAGAGATACGTTAAagataatattaattactGGTTGGCTGGCCCTGGCACGTTCCCTAAACCGCAAACTGATACTTACAATCTCGACACCTCTGATTGGGCCCACGAATACAGCTTCTGGGTAGCCACCGCCGTGTGGCGCCATTATCTT AGCCTCGGGCTTTACTGGCAAGTCCCTGTCTGGGATGCCAGCGAATGCACAGCAGCATCCTATCAGACCAGCGATCCTTACCACGGTGGTGCTGGCTATAGGCCTACCATTAACGGATATCAGTATGGAGACGCTCGTGCTATCGCATCTTTGGCCACTTTGAAGGGAGATACGGCCTTGGCTTCTGAGTATACAAGCCGAGCCAGCGCTCTGCAGACGGCAATGCAGAATACTCTCTGGGACAGCTCGCGTCAGTTCTTCATGCACCGGCAACGGGACAACAACCCCTCGGGAGCACTGCTCACCACTCGTGAGATTATGGGTTACTTTCCGTGGATGTTCGACATGCCACAAGCGTCTGGCATCGCCGCCTTCTCCCAGCTGAAGGATTCTCAGGGCTTTGCGGCTACGTACGGACCTACCACTACGGAACGACGAAGCCAATGGTATATGTATCAAGGCGCAAACTGCCTTCAATGGGATGgtccatcatggccatatGCCACCGCGCAAGTCCTCACCGCTGTGGAAAATGTGCTCCATGATTATCCCGCGCAGTCATACATTACATCGACCGATTACTATAACCTTCTTGTTGGTTACGCCGCAACCCAATATAAGAATGGCATCCCTTACGTGGCCGAAGCTCATGATCCCGACGCCAACCAGTGGATGTACGACACTTATAACCATAGTGAAGACTACAATCATTCCACTTTCATTGACAATGTCATCGCCGGACTCCTTGGCCTACGCGGACAATCCAATGATACTCTGACTGTCGATCCTCTCGTGCCGTCCTCATGGGACTACTTTGCGCTGGAGAATGTTGAGTACCACGGACATCAAGTAACAGTCATCTGGGACAAGTCTGGTTCGCGTTACAACCAGGGTTCTGGTTTAAGGGTTTTTGTTGACGGCACCCTCGCTGGCACTCGTTCTACTATCGGCTTGCTCACTGTCAACGTCGGCAGTGCAGTTATCCAAACCATCAACTCTCAGGTCAACATCGCCGCCAACACCCAGAAGTTCTCATCAGGGTCAACACCATTCGCATCCTACACCTCGCAGTACGACGATGTCTGGAGGGCCGTCGACGGCATCGTGTTTCGCAATGCCGTGCCCCAGAACAGCCGCTGGACTTCATACCAGAGCCCCAACGCTCAGGACTATTTCGGCGTGGATCTCCGAAGGTCGCAGGCAGTTTCTAACGTCCGGCTGTATTTCTACaccgacggcggcggcgtgaAGCTGCCCTCGAGCTATGATCTCCAGTATCTCTCTGGTAGCACCTGGGTCACAGTCCCCGGCCAGCAGCGGAGCACAGCCTCCTCGGTGTCAAACACACTGACTCAGATCACCTTCCCGACAATCACCACCTCGCAACTTCGTGTCGTGGCCCCCAACCCGGGCGGCGGATCAGGTTGGGGTCTCTCCGAGTTCGAGGTGTGGACTGCAGCTGTCTTTCAGATCAATAATCTGAACAGCGGCAAGCTCATGGGCGTCCAGAACGCGTCCAAGACCAGGGGCGCCTACATTCAGCAATATGAAGACAACGGCACCCGGGATCATTTGTGGCAGTTTGTCAAGGCGCCTGGAGGCTGGTACAAGATCCAGAACCTCAACAGCGGGCTCCTGCTGGCCGTCGAAGGCCAGTCAACGTCCAACAGTGCGCGTCTTCAGCAGTtgcaagaagatggaacaGACAACCAGCTTTGGCGAGTGCAGTCAAACAGTGACGGGCTATATTTGATAAAGAATAAGAATAGCGGGCTGGTGgttggagttgatggcgAGTCCACGGCTAATAGCGCCAACGTCGTCCAGTTCCAGGACAACGGGACCAACGACCATCTATGGAGCTTGCTTGCGGCTGTGCCCGCTAGTTGA